From the genome of Variovorax sp. RA8, one region includes:
- a CDS encoding 2-oxoglutarate dehydrogenase E1 component produces the protein MSDSTSSASVYHAYQGNTYLFGGNAPYVEEMYENYLANPGSVPDNWRSYFDALQNVPATDGSTTRDVPHQPVINAFAERAKQGTTKVVQASGADSELGRQRTAVQQLIAAYRNVGARWADLDPLKRAERPAIPELEPSFYGFTDADLETVFNTSNTFFGKDTMSLRDLLNALRETYCGTIGAEYMYMTDQAQKRWWQQRLESARTNPKLSTEEKKRVLERLTAAEGLERFLHTKYVGQKRFSLEGGESFIVSMDELISQAGIKGVQEIVIGMAHRGRLNVLVNSLGKMPADLFAEFDHTAPEDLPSGDVKYHQGFSSDVSTPGGPVHLSLAFNPSHLEIVNPVVEGSVRARMDRRADPLGKQVLPVIVHGDAAFAGQGVVMETLALAETRGYSTGGTVHIVINNQIGFTTSDPRDSRSTLYCTDVVKMIDSPVLHVNGDDPEAVVLATQLALDFRMEFQKDVVVDIVCFRKLGHNEQDTPSLTQPLMYKKIAAHPGTRRLYADRLAAQGLGDTLGDDLVKAQRAAFDAGKNTTNPVLTNFKSKYAVDWSPFLNKKWTDAGDTAIPLAEWKRLAERITKAPEKFTVHPLVKKVLDDRAAMGRGEINVDWGMGEHMAFASLVASGYPVRLSGEDSGRGTFTHRHAVLHDQNREKFDEGTYVPLQNVADNQAPFVVIDSILSEEAVLAFEYGYASNDPNTLVIWEAQFGDFANGAQVVIDQFIASGEVKWGRVNGITLMLPHGYEGQGPEHSSARLERFMQLSADTNIQVVQPTTASQIFHVLRRQMVRSLRKPLIIMTPKSLLRNKDATSPLSEFTKGSFQTVIPDNKDLKADKVKRVIACSGKVYYDLAKKREEKGSDDVAIIRVEQLYPFPHKVFGAELKKYPNLVDVVWCQDEPQNQGAWFFVQHNIHENLQEGQKLGYSGRAASASPAVGYSHLHQEQQKALVDGAFAKLKGFVLTK, from the coding sequence ATGAGCGATTCGACGTCCTCCGCGTCCGTCTACCACGCCTACCAAGGCAACACCTACCTCTTCGGCGGCAATGCCCCCTATGTCGAAGAGATGTACGAGAACTACCTCGCCAACCCCGGCAGCGTGCCCGACAACTGGCGCTCCTACTTCGATGCGCTGCAGAACGTGCCGGCCACCGACGGCAGTACCACACGCGACGTCCCGCACCAGCCGGTCATCAACGCCTTCGCCGAGCGCGCCAAGCAGGGCACGACCAAGGTGGTGCAGGCCAGCGGGGCCGATTCCGAGCTCGGCCGCCAGCGCACGGCAGTCCAGCAGCTGATCGCCGCCTACCGCAACGTCGGCGCGCGCTGGGCCGACCTCGATCCGCTCAAGCGCGCCGAGCGCCCGGCGATCCCCGAGCTCGAGCCTTCGTTCTACGGCTTCACCGATGCCGACCTGGAGACGGTGTTCAACACGAGCAACACCTTCTTCGGCAAGGACACGATGTCGCTGCGCGACCTGCTCAACGCGTTGCGCGAGACCTACTGCGGCACGATCGGCGCCGAGTACATGTACATGACCGACCAGGCGCAGAAGCGCTGGTGGCAGCAGCGGCTCGAAAGCGCGCGGACCAACCCCAAGCTGAGCACCGAGGAGAAGAAGCGCGTCCTCGAGCGCCTGACGGCCGCCGAAGGCCTGGAGCGCTTCCTCCACACCAAGTACGTCGGCCAGAAGCGCTTCTCGCTGGAAGGGGGCGAGAGCTTCATCGTCTCGATGGACGAGCTGATCAGCCAGGCCGGCATCAAGGGCGTGCAGGAGATCGTGATCGGCATGGCCCACCGCGGCCGCCTCAACGTGCTGGTCAATTCACTGGGCAAGATGCCGGCCGACCTGTTCGCCGAGTTCGACCACACGGCGCCCGAGGACCTGCCCAGCGGCGACGTCAAGTACCACCAGGGCTTCAGCTCCGACGTCTCGACGCCCGGCGGCCCGGTGCACCTGAGCCTGGCCTTCAATCCGTCGCACCTCGAGATCGTGAACCCGGTGGTCGAGGGCTCGGTGCGCGCCCGCATGGATCGCCGTGCCGATCCGCTGGGCAAGCAGGTGCTGCCGGTGATCGTGCATGGCGACGCCGCCTTCGCGGGGCAGGGCGTGGTGATGGAAACGCTGGCGCTGGCCGAGACCCGCGGCTACTCCACTGGCGGCACGGTGCACATCGTGATCAACAACCAGATCGGCTTCACCACCAGCGACCCGCGCGACAGCCGCTCGACGCTGTACTGCACCGACGTCGTCAAGATGATCGATTCCCCGGTGCTGCACGTGAACGGCGACGACCCCGAGGCCGTGGTGCTGGCCACCCAGCTGGCCCTGGATTTCCGCATGGAGTTCCAGAAGGACGTGGTGGTCGACATCGTCTGCTTCCGCAAGCTGGGCCACAACGAGCAGGACACGCCCTCGCTGACCCAGCCGCTGATGTACAAGAAGATCGCCGCCCACCCCGGCACGCGCAGGCTCTACGCTGACCGGCTCGCCGCCCAGGGCCTGGGTGACACGCTCGGCGACGACCTGGTGAAGGCGCAGCGCGCGGCGTTCGACGCCGGCAAGAACACCACCAACCCGGTGCTCACCAACTTCAAGAGCAAGTACGCCGTCGACTGGAGCCCCTTCCTGAACAAGAAGTGGACCGATGCCGGCGACACCGCCATTCCGCTGGCGGAGTGGAAGCGCCTGGCCGAGCGCATCACCAAGGCGCCCGAGAAGTTCACCGTGCACCCGCTGGTCAAGAAGGTGCTGGACGACCGTGCTGCCATGGGCCGCGGTGAGATCAATGTCGATTGGGGCATGGGCGAGCACATGGCCTTCGCCTCGCTGGTGGCCAGCGGCTATCCGGTGCGCCTCTCGGGCGAGGACAGCGGCCGCGGCACCTTTACCCACCGGCATGCCGTGCTGCACGACCAGAACCGCGAGAAGTTCGACGAAGGCACCTATGTGCCCCTGCAGAACGTGGCCGACAACCAGGCGCCCTTCGTCGTCATCGACTCCATCCTGTCGGAAGAGGCGGTGCTGGCCTTCGAATACGGCTATGCGTCGAACGACCCCAACACGCTGGTGATCTGGGAGGCGCAGTTCGGCGACTTCGCCAACGGCGCGCAGGTCGTGATCGACCAGTTCATCGCCTCGGGCGAAGTGAAGTGGGGCCGCGTCAACGGCATCACCCTGATGCTGCCGCACGGATACGAAGGCCAGGGCCCCGAGCACAGCTCGGCGCGCCTGGAGCGCTTCATGCAGCTGTCGGCCGACACCAACATCCAGGTCGTGCAGCCCACCACCGCGAGCCAGATCTTCCACGTGCTGCGCCGCCAGATGGTGCGCAGCCTGCGCAAGCCGCTGATCATCATGACGCCCAAGTCGCTGCTGCGGAACAAGGACGCGACCTCGCCGCTGTCGGAGTTCACCAAGGGCAGCTTCCAGACCGTCATTCCCGACAACAAGGACCTGAAGGCCGACAAGGTCAAGCGCGTGATCGCCTGCTCGGGCAAGGTCTACTACGACCTGGCGAAGAAGCGGGAGGAGAAGGGCAGCGACGACGTGGCGATCATCCGCGTCGAGCAGCTCTATCCCTTCCCGCACAAGGTCTTCGGCGCCGAACTCAAGAAGTATCCGAATCTCGTCGACGTGGTGTGGTGCCAGGACGAGCCGCAGAACCAGGGCGCCTGGTTCTTCGTGCAGCACAACATCCACGAGAACCTGCAGGAAGGCCAGAAGCTCGGCTACTCGGGCCGTGCCGCCTCGGCGTCGCCTGCGGTCGGCTACTCCCACCTGCACCAGGAGCAGCAGAAGGCGCTGGTCGACGGCGCCTTCGCCAAGCTCAAGGGCTTCGTGCTGACCAAGTAA
- a CDS encoding propionate--CoA ligase — translation MTSYAEFYRRSIDQPEAFWADQAELIDWKTPPRQVLEASRAPFVHWFAGGTTNLCHNAVDRHLATRGDQPALIAVSTETGTERSYSFRELHAEVQRVAASLMELGVGKGDRVLIYMPMIPEAAFTMLACARLGAIHCVVFGGFASSSLASRIEDATPKVVVSADAGSRGGKVIAYKPLLDEAIRLSGHKPDAVLLFDRGLAPMTLTEGRDHPAARLIEKHRDAQVPCTWLDATDISYTIYTSGTTGRPKGVQRDTGGYAVALAASMKHIFDGRAGETYFSTSDIGWVVGHSYIVYGPLIAGMATIMYEGLPTQGLDRQPDGGIWWQLVEKYKVTVMFSAPTAVRVLKKQDPSLLKKYDLSSLRALFLAGEPLDEPTARWISEGLGVPIIDNYWQTESGWPILTVANGVERTPSKFGSPGVPMYGYKVRILHETTGEELKGANEKGVVVIEGPTPPGFMQTVWRDDERFVNTYWKSVPGKLVYSTFDWGIRDEEGYYYILGRTDDVINVAGHRLGTREIEESISGHAKVAEVAVVGVADALKGQVAMAFVVPKDGAVLGDAQAALALEGEVMKQVGDQLGALARPARVHFVGALPKTRSGKLLRRAIQAVCEGRDPGDLTTIEDPGALQQVRQTLSPKG, via the coding sequence ATGACAAGCTATGCAGAGTTCTATCGCCGTTCCATCGACCAGCCAGAAGCGTTCTGGGCCGACCAGGCTGAACTGATCGACTGGAAAACGCCTCCCCGCCAAGTCCTCGAGGCGAGCCGGGCTCCCTTCGTGCACTGGTTCGCGGGCGGCACCACCAATCTCTGCCACAACGCGGTCGATCGCCATCTCGCCACTCGCGGTGACCAGCCGGCGCTGATCGCGGTTTCGACCGAGACGGGTACGGAGCGGAGCTACAGCTTCAGGGAACTGCATGCCGAAGTGCAGCGCGTCGCGGCTTCGCTGATGGAACTCGGTGTCGGCAAGGGCGACCGCGTGCTGATCTACATGCCGATGATTCCCGAGGCCGCCTTCACCATGCTGGCCTGTGCACGGCTGGGCGCGATCCACTGCGTGGTGTTCGGCGGCTTCGCGAGTTCGTCGCTGGCGTCGCGCATCGAGGATGCGACGCCCAAGGTCGTCGTGAGCGCCGACGCGGGATCGCGCGGCGGCAAGGTGATCGCGTACAAGCCGCTGCTGGACGAGGCGATCCGGCTCTCCGGGCACAAGCCGGATGCAGTGCTGCTGTTCGACCGAGGACTCGCGCCGATGACGCTGACCGAAGGGCGCGACCATCCGGCAGCCCGGCTGATCGAGAAGCACCGCGACGCGCAGGTGCCCTGCACCTGGCTGGACGCCACCGACATCAGCTACACCATCTACACCAGCGGCACCACCGGCCGGCCCAAGGGCGTGCAGCGCGACACGGGCGGCTATGCGGTGGCGCTGGCGGCGAGCATGAAGCACATCTTCGACGGCCGTGCCGGCGAGACCTACTTCTCGACGAGCGACATCGGCTGGGTGGTGGGGCACAGCTACATCGTCTACGGGCCGCTGATCGCAGGCATGGCGACGATCATGTACGAGGGCCTGCCCACGCAGGGGCTGGACCGGCAGCCCGACGGCGGCATCTGGTGGCAACTGGTCGAGAAGTACAAGGTCACCGTGATGTTCAGTGCGCCGACCGCCGTACGCGTACTCAAGAAGCAGGACCCGTCGTTGCTCAAGAAGTACGACCTGTCGAGCTTGCGCGCGCTGTTCCTGGCAGGCGAACCGCTCGACGAACCGACGGCGCGTTGGATCAGCGAGGGCCTGGGGGTGCCCATCATCGACAACTACTGGCAGACCGAGTCGGGCTGGCCCATCCTCACGGTGGCCAATGGCGTGGAGCGCACGCCCAGCAAGTTCGGCAGCCCGGGCGTGCCGATGTACGGCTACAAGGTCAGGATCCTGCACGAGACCACCGGCGAGGAGCTGAAGGGCGCCAACGAGAAGGGCGTGGTCGTGATCGAGGGCCCGACGCCGCCGGGCTTCATGCAGACCGTATGGCGGGACGACGAGCGCTTCGTCAACACCTACTGGAAGAGCGTGCCGGGCAAGCTGGTGTACTCCACCTTCGACTGGGGCATTCGCGACGAGGAGGGCTACTACTACATCCTCGGCCGCACCGACGACGTGATCAACGTCGCCGGCCACCGCCTGGGCACGCGGGAGATCGAGGAGAGCATTTCGGGCCATGCCAAGGTCGCCGAGGTCGCGGTGGTCGGCGTGGCCGATGCGCTCAAGGGACAGGTGGCCATGGCCTTCGTGGTGCCGAAGGACGGCGCCGTGCTCGGCGACGCCCAGGCGGCCCTGGCGCTGGAAGGGGAGGTCATGAAGCAGGTGGGCGATCAGCTCGGCGCGCTGGCGCGGCCGGCGCGCGTGCATTTCGTGGGCGCGCTGCCCAAGACGCGCAGCGGCAAGCTGCTGCGCCGGGCGATCCAGGCGGTCTGCGAGGGACGCGATCCCGGCGACCTGACCACCATCGAGGATCCGGGCGCCCTCCAGCAGGTGAGGCAGACCCTCTCTCCCAAGGGGTAG
- a CDS encoding LysR family transcriptional regulator, translated as MEFRQVQYFVVLFEERSVTRAARRLNIVQPALSMQIAKLEEEIGKQLFVRSPQGMEPTSEGRRMYRLFLPVLGDFAHAREQVMQTSGELAGLVRVGMIATVAQGVLVDALLEFSALHPKVDLSLTDGFSGTLADAVAVGQLDAAIVNKPRRPLALNTEAIAEEDMLVIAGPKHAPLPHVMAFAELAHLRLVLPTRQHGLRGIIESFSQAEDVTLSPNVEIDSISAILKLVHESDFCTVLPRVAVRRQLEHEALHGTTVTSPRLSRQIVCVTHPRRPPSPAAAAFIATLVRHVRGLGEGDHAGSGADRGSG; from the coding sequence ATGGAATTTCGACAGGTCCAGTATTTCGTGGTGCTCTTTGAAGAGCGCTCCGTCACCCGTGCCGCGCGCCGGCTCAACATCGTGCAGCCCGCGCTCAGCATGCAGATCGCCAAACTCGAGGAAGAGATCGGCAAGCAACTCTTCGTGCGCAGCCCGCAGGGCATGGAGCCCACGAGCGAAGGGCGGCGCATGTATCGCCTGTTCCTTCCCGTTCTCGGTGATTTTGCCCATGCGCGCGAACAGGTCATGCAAACCTCCGGCGAGCTTGCAGGCCTGGTGCGCGTCGGCATGATCGCGACCGTCGCGCAGGGTGTGCTCGTCGATGCACTGCTGGAGTTTTCCGCGCTGCATCCGAAGGTCGATCTCTCGTTAACCGACGGCTTCAGCGGCACGCTCGCGGATGCCGTCGCGGTGGGCCAACTCGACGCCGCGATCGTCAACAAGCCGCGCCGCCCGCTGGCACTCAACACCGAGGCGATCGCAGAGGAAGACATGCTGGTGATCGCTGGACCGAAGCATGCACCGCTGCCTCACGTGATGGCCTTCGCGGAACTGGCCCACCTGCGACTCGTCCTGCCGACGCGGCAGCATGGCTTGCGCGGCATCATCGAAAGCTTCAGCCAAGCCGAAGACGTGACCCTGTCGCCCAACGTGGAAATCGACTCGATCAGCGCGATTCTCAAGCTGGTCCACGAAAGCGATTTCTGCACCGTGCTGCCGCGTGTGGCCGTCAGGCGCCAGCTCGAGCACGAGGCATTGCACGGCACCACGGTGACTTCGCCTCGCCTGTCGCGCCAGATCGTTTGCGTGACCCATCCGCGCCGGCCGCCGAGCCCGGCGGCAGCAGCTTTCATCGCCACGCTCGTGCGCCACGTGCGCGGGCTCGGCGAAGGCGACCACGCCGGTTCTGGTGCAGACCGTGGCTCGGGGTAG
- a CDS encoding tripartite tricarboxylate transporter substrate binding protein encodes MTAALCIVGTGSAQAGPDTYPSKPVRIVVPYPTGGFNDTLARLAAAKLSVAWKQPVIVDNKPGAGTAIGTQAAATSPADGYTLLVVQFPFAANPWLYKSLPYDSEKAFAPVVLAGLSPMLLVAHAGGPLHSLKDVLAAAKAKPGGLNYGSSGAGSSNHLAMALFESLSGTRMTQVPYKGSTPLLTDLAGGQVDLAVDLVPHALPFIQTGKVRPLAIAAAKRSPLMPDVPTAAEAGLPGYEASSWHGFVTPAGTPQPVIDKLNRDLNTVFAMDDVKKVFAQQGVAPAGGTPAQFRTFIDGQMKLWKKVVQDARITAE; translated from the coding sequence ATGACAGCCGCCCTCTGCATCGTTGGCACGGGCAGTGCGCAAGCAGGACCGGACACCTACCCTTCCAAGCCGGTGCGCATCGTGGTGCCGTACCCGACTGGCGGCTTCAACGACACGCTGGCCCGGCTCGCGGCGGCCAAGCTGTCGGTCGCGTGGAAGCAGCCCGTCATCGTCGACAACAAGCCCGGGGCCGGCACCGCGATCGGCACGCAGGCTGCGGCAACGTCGCCGGCCGATGGCTACACGTTGCTGGTGGTGCAGTTTCCGTTTGCCGCGAACCCGTGGCTCTACAAGTCCTTGCCCTACGACTCCGAAAAGGCGTTTGCGCCGGTGGTGCTGGCCGGGCTGTCGCCGATGCTGCTGGTGGCCCACGCCGGCGGTCCGTTGCACTCGCTCAAGGATGTGCTCGCGGCTGCCAAGGCCAAGCCCGGCGGCCTCAACTACGGCTCCTCGGGCGCGGGTTCGTCCAACCACCTCGCGATGGCGTTGTTCGAAAGCCTGTCGGGCACACGCATGACCCAGGTGCCGTACAAGGGCAGCACGCCGCTGCTCACCGACCTGGCCGGCGGCCAGGTCGACCTGGCGGTGGACCTGGTGCCCCATGCCCTGCCCTTCATCCAGACCGGCAAGGTTCGACCACTGGCGATCGCTGCCGCCAAGCGCTCGCCGCTCATGCCCGACGTTCCGACAGCCGCCGAAGCCGGCCTGCCCGGCTACGAGGCGAGTTCGTGGCACGGCTTCGTGACGCCCGCCGGCACGCCGCAGCCCGTGATCGACAAGCTCAACCGCGACCTCAACACCGTGTTCGCGATGGACGACGTCAAGAAGGTGTTTGCGCAGCAGGGCGTGGCGCCCGCAGGCGGCACGCCGGCCCAGTTCCGCACCTTCATCGACGGTCAGATGAAGCTGTGGAAGAAGGTGGTGCAGGACGCGCGCATCACCGCCGAATGA
- a CDS encoding aldehyde dehydrogenase family protein, with product MNQLQALNLVGGEWLPAHSGSVGTRHNPADGTALGQFAASSRTDADAAIAAARRAFDQPSWTQNPRLRQMVMLRWADRLEVRAEELARLLTLENGKVIGQSRGEIAAAVSEIRYYAGLTRYMPGHVFEVESGAFSTLLKEPAGVAGIIVPWNAPAVLLIRSLTPALAAGCTVVVKPAPQTALITAALIAELHAAGGLPAGVVNLLSEEGHEVASRLVESPDVDVISFTGSNATGQRIMTAAAPTMKKLSLELGGKSACLVFEDADVVAVAPALAAAATIISGQQCTAARRVLVHAKHYDAMKRALTAALQGLRVGPGLSDGAQIGPMIDNATADSVGTRIDEAMEAADEVLVRGGRAKGALAAGAFLTPTLVAHRDTSAFFVQEEIFGPLLVIERFEDEAEAVARANHSEFGLSASVWTRDGARAMRVARALRNGTVWINDHNKLFAEAETGGYRRSGLGRLHGYDALIDFQEIKHIYQQVGTV from the coding sequence ATGAACCAGCTTCAAGCGCTGAACCTCGTCGGCGGCGAATGGCTGCCCGCACATTCCGGCAGCGTGGGCACGCGTCACAACCCGGCCGACGGCACTGCACTCGGGCAATTCGCGGCGTCCAGCCGCACCGATGCTGATGCGGCCATCGCAGCCGCGCGCCGCGCTTTCGACCAGCCCTCTTGGACACAGAACCCGCGCCTGCGGCAGATGGTCATGTTGCGTTGGGCCGATCGGCTTGAGGTACGCGCCGAGGAACTCGCACGCCTTCTGACGCTGGAGAACGGCAAGGTGATCGGCCAATCGCGCGGCGAGATCGCAGCTGCGGTATCGGAGATCCGCTACTACGCCGGCCTGACCCGCTACATGCCCGGCCACGTGTTCGAAGTCGAATCCGGCGCCTTCTCCACGCTGCTGAAAGAGCCGGCCGGCGTGGCCGGCATCATCGTGCCGTGGAATGCACCCGCAGTGCTGCTGATCCGCTCGCTCACCCCCGCGCTCGCGGCCGGTTGCACCGTCGTCGTCAAGCCGGCGCCGCAGACGGCGCTGATCACCGCTGCGCTGATCGCGGAACTGCACGCTGCGGGTGGCCTGCCCGCCGGGGTGGTAAACCTGCTGAGCGAAGAAGGCCACGAGGTTGCATCACGTCTGGTCGAATCGCCCGACGTCGACGTCATCAGCTTCACCGGTTCCAACGCGACCGGCCAACGCATCATGACCGCGGCCGCGCCGACGATGAAGAAGCTCTCGCTCGAGCTCGGCGGCAAGTCGGCCTGCCTCGTCTTCGAAGATGCCGACGTGGTCGCCGTGGCGCCCGCGCTGGCAGCGGCCGCCACCATCATCAGCGGTCAGCAGTGCACCGCTGCACGAAGGGTGCTGGTGCACGCGAAGCACTACGACGCCATGAAGCGCGCGCTCACCGCCGCGCTGCAGGGGCTGCGCGTCGGGCCCGGCCTTTCGGACGGCGCGCAGATCGGGCCGATGATCGACAACGCCACGGCCGACAGCGTCGGCACGCGCATCGACGAAGCGATGGAAGCCGCCGACGAGGTGCTGGTGCGTGGCGGCCGCGCCAAGGGCGCGCTGGCCGCTGGCGCCTTCCTCACGCCCACGCTGGTCGCGCACCGCGACACCAGCGCCTTCTTCGTCCAGGAGGAGATCTTCGGCCCGCTGCTGGTGATCGAGCGCTTCGAAGACGAGGCCGAGGCCGTGGCTCGCGCCAACCATTCGGAGTTCGGCCTTTCTGCCAGCGTCTGGACGCGTGACGGCGCGAGGGCGATGCGCGTCGCTCGCGCGCTGCGCAACGGCACGGTCTGGATCAACGATCACAACAAGCTCTTCGCCGAAGCGGAAACCGGCGGCTACCGGCGCAGCGGCCTGGGCCGGCTGCACGGCTACGACGCGCTGATCGACTTCCAGGAAATCAAGCACATCTACCAACAGGTCGGAACGGTCTGA